A genomic segment from Pseudoxanthomonas sp. CF385 encodes:
- a CDS encoding MFS transporter, which translates to MTAKPRLSFWQIWNMSFGFLGIQFGFALQGGFMSRIFQTLGAEKDALPLLWIAAPLTGLLVQPIIGYLSDRTWHPRLGRRRPFFLIGAILSSIALVFMPHSPTLWIAAGLLWVLDASINISMEPFRALVADKLPEEQRSFGFVLQTLIIGVGTWVASNLPWFITQLGVPNEAGPGVVPPSVKVAFAIGAFVFMASILVTILTTPEYPPEDLQRFRDEQKRRGNFAGEIVHHVVHMPAQMRRLGLVQFFSWLAFFAMWSMATPGLTEHVFKAPAPDPAAFDMAVPAQAAAFQSANAAFQDAADLVGSYMGYYGLSSMLVALLLSFYAARLPLNRKAVHAGSLVLGGIGFLSMVFVPHPAWLIGSFALVGVAWASILSMPYALLSSHVPAERMGIYMGIFNMFIVVPQIVAATLLGPALRAFFANQAIFALVISGASLLLAALALFRVHEPSGAPASLPSQAH; encoded by the coding sequence ATGACCGCCAAGCCGCGCCTGTCCTTCTGGCAGATCTGGAACATGTCGTTCGGTTTCCTCGGCATCCAGTTCGGCTTCGCGCTGCAGGGCGGCTTCATGTCCCGCATCTTCCAGACGCTCGGTGCGGAAAAGGATGCCCTGCCGCTGCTGTGGATCGCCGCGCCGCTCACCGGCCTGCTGGTGCAACCCATCATTGGTTACCTCAGCGACCGCACCTGGCATCCGCGCCTCGGCCGTCGCCGGCCGTTCTTCCTGATCGGCGCCATCCTCAGTTCGATCGCGCTGGTGTTCATGCCCCACTCGCCCACGCTTTGGATCGCCGCGGGCCTGCTGTGGGTGCTGGATGCGAGCATCAACATCAGCATGGAGCCGTTCCGGGCGCTGGTGGCCGACAAGCTGCCCGAAGAGCAACGCTCCTTCGGCTTCGTGCTGCAGACGCTGATCATCGGTGTGGGCACGTGGGTGGCGAGCAACCTGCCCTGGTTCATCACCCAGCTCGGCGTGCCGAACGAAGCCGGACCGGGCGTGGTGCCGCCCTCGGTGAAGGTGGCCTTCGCTATCGGCGCCTTCGTCTTCATGGCAAGCATCCTGGTGACCATCCTCACCACGCCCGAGTATCCGCCGGAGGACCTGCAGCGCTTCCGCGACGAACAGAAGCGCCGCGGCAACTTCGCCGGCGAGATCGTCCACCATGTAGTCCACATGCCGGCGCAGATGCGCCGCCTTGGGCTGGTGCAGTTCTTCAGCTGGCTGGCGTTCTTCGCCATGTGGAGCATGGCCACGCCGGGCCTGACCGAGCATGTGTTCAAGGCTCCCGCACCAGACCCTGCCGCGTTCGACATGGCCGTGCCTGCACAAGCCGCCGCCTTCCAGTCGGCGAATGCCGCGTTCCAGGATGCGGCCGACCTGGTCGGCTCCTACATGGGCTACTACGGCCTGTCGTCGATGCTGGTAGCGCTCCTGTTGAGCTTCTATGCGGCGCGTTTACCGCTCAACCGCAAGGCGGTGCATGCCGGCTCGCTGGTCTTGGGCGGCATCGGCTTCCTGTCGATGGTGTTCGTGCCGCATCCGGCCTGGCTGATCGGTTCCTTCGCCCTGGTCGGCGTCGCCTGGGCCAGCATCCTGTCGATGCCTTATGCCTTGCTTTCGAGCCATGTGCCTGCCGAGAGAATGGGCATCTACATGGGCATCTTCAACATGTTCATCGTGGTCCCGCAGATCGTCGCTGCCACGCTGCTGGGCCCGGCGCTGCGCGCTTTCTTCGCGAACCAGGCCATCTTCGCCTTGGTCATCAGCGGTGCGAGCCTGCTGCTCGCTGCACTGGCCCTGTTTCGCGTGCACGAACCCTCCGGTGCTCCCGCCTCCCTTCCCTCGCAGGCTCATTGA
- a CDS encoding alpha-amylase family glycosyl hydrolase translates to MKLARHALTNALAALLGAPALALAADDVYGTTEPFAKEAVYFVLTDRFVNGDPSNDHRDQGGANRTFDRPTPGAPAGQTDNVGYLGGDFKGVLENAGYIRDLGFTSVWITPIIDNPDEAFTGGEEVKWAGMFTDRGKTGYHGYWGINFYKLDEHLPSEGLDFAGFTRAMKEQKLDVVLDIVGNHGSPAYSMPKKQAQYGKVWDKDGTLVADHQNLDPDKLDPRGKPLHAFYNTGGGLAQLSDFNENNPAVMEYLVGAYEQWIDQGAAAFRVDTIAWMPHAFWKEFADRIRVKKPGFFMFGENFNYDAASIAGHTWSRNGNYSVLDFPLKGKLTEVFEKPGTSYEEIGKALYLEDGPYANPYELMTFYDNHDMARMNASDAGFIDAHNWLFTARGIPVVYYGSEIGFERGRAEHAGNRNYFGQERVDAAPKSPIFAPLKRIAHLRRDTPALQRGLQLNVRMKGDQAIFYRVLQHEGVNQTALVLLNKADAPAKVSVSDHLQAGQWRDAFTGKQQRVRNRLQAEVPAHGVRVFLLDAPITRADTRARLAELMARKAPKAD, encoded by the coding sequence ATGAAGCTCGCCCGCCACGCCCTCACCAACGCCCTGGCCGCCCTGCTCGGCGCACCCGCTCTTGCGCTGGCCGCGGATGATGTCTACGGCACCACCGAGCCCTTCGCGAAGGAAGCGGTCTACTTCGTACTGACGGACCGCTTCGTCAACGGCGACCCGTCCAACGACCACCGCGACCAGGGCGGCGCGAACCGTACGTTCGATCGCCCCACGCCCGGAGCCCCCGCAGGCCAGACCGACAACGTCGGCTACCTCGGTGGCGACTTCAAGGGCGTGCTGGAGAACGCGGGCTATATCCGCGACCTCGGTTTCACCTCGGTATGGATCACGCCCATCATCGACAACCCGGATGAAGCCTTCACCGGTGGCGAAGAGGTGAAGTGGGCCGGCATGTTCACCGACCGCGGCAAGACCGGCTACCACGGCTACTGGGGCATCAACTTCTACAAGCTCGACGAACACCTGCCCAGCGAAGGGCTGGACTTCGCCGGCTTCACGCGCGCCATGAAAGAGCAGAAGCTCGACGTGGTGCTGGATATCGTCGGCAACCACGGCTCACCGGCGTACTCCATGCCGAAGAAGCAGGCGCAGTATGGCAAGGTCTGGGACAAGGACGGGACGCTGGTCGCCGACCACCAGAACCTCGACCCGGACAAGCTGGACCCACGTGGCAAGCCGCTGCATGCGTTCTACAACACCGGCGGCGGACTCGCCCAGCTGTCGGACTTCAACGAGAACAACCCGGCGGTGATGGAGTACCTGGTCGGCGCCTACGAGCAGTGGATCGACCAGGGCGCCGCGGCGTTCCGCGTGGACACCATCGCGTGGATGCCGCACGCGTTCTGGAAGGAATTCGCCGACCGCATCCGCGTTAAGAAGCCCGGCTTCTTCATGTTCGGCGAGAACTTCAACTACGACGCCGCCAGCATCGCCGGCCACACCTGGTCCCGCAACGGCAACTACAGCGTGCTCGACTTCCCGCTGAAGGGGAAACTGACCGAGGTGTTCGAGAAGCCCGGCACCAGCTACGAGGAGATCGGCAAGGCCCTGTACCTCGAGGATGGTCCGTACGCCAATCCGTACGAGCTGATGACGTTCTACGACAACCACGACATGGCGCGCATGAACGCCAGCGACGCGGGCTTCATCGACGCGCACAACTGGTTGTTCACCGCGCGCGGCATCCCGGTGGTCTACTACGGCTCGGAGATCGGGTTCGAACGCGGCCGTGCCGAGCACGCGGGGAACCGCAACTACTTCGGCCAGGAACGCGTCGACGCCGCGCCGAAGAGCCCCATCTTCGCCCCGCTGAAGCGGATCGCCCACCTGCGCCGCGACACGCCCGCCCTTCAGCGCGGCCTGCAGCTCAATGTCCGCATGAAAGGCGACCAGGCCATCTTCTATCGCGTACTCCAGCACGAGGGCGTCAACCAGACCGCGCTGGTGCTGCTGAACAAGGCGGATGCGCCGGCGAAGGTGTCCGTGTCCGACCACCTGCAGGCGGGCCAATGGCGCGATGCCTTCACCGGCAAGCAGCAGCGCGTGCGCAACCGCCTGCAGGCCGAGGTGCCGGCGCACGGCGTGCGCGTATTCCTGCTCGATGCGCCGATTACCCGCGCCGATACCCGTGCACGCCTGGCCGAACTGATGGCCCGTAAGGCGCCGAAAGCCGACTGA
- a CDS encoding TonB-dependent receptor: MQLKRNLLSAALASAIALTATGVNAQTAQPAEQTNEQAEATELDTVVVTGIRRGIESAISVKRDSTSIVEAVSAEDIGKLPDVSIGESIGRLPGLAAQRVAGRAQVISVRGLSPDFSTTTLNGREMVSTGDNRSVEFDQYPSELVAGVTVYKTPDAGLIGQGLSGTIDMQTVRPLSFDAPVGTVGVRGQRNSLGAAADASAYGERVNASYITQNEARTFGFSIGYSHTTTPIQENQVGLYEPWQAIGDNWRPGVPAGTFYSDGIKALRRTGETKRDGVMATLQFRPSNAWTSTLDLFHSEAEQVDTANQLEVHIGDYNGGYGRLQVTNPSINGSNTFTGGTVGNVYPLVRGMYNNREDEINAFGWNNEFTVGQARIIADIGWSRAKRDELNLENNTQMLPAPQLDTLQLQIRNNGFSQINPGRDYSDPSSLYLTGTIYGSGYGKVPNVVDELRTGKLAASFPAPGFLSWMSDIDVGLNYADREKNKRQPEGNINLGAQGITTIASDLQYRPVDLSFAGVGFIPSWNVPGAVARYMTFEPSDSAFPYLVAKAWDVREKTTTAYVRGNVDTEWGNVSVRGNAGVQVQRVDQSSDAIRLSGGADPQPIHMGKTFTDVLPSMNLAFGFENDQTLRVALAKQVARPRVDQLRASLEVTASDGPDQDNGLRNSFASGGNPLLDPWRAYAFDISYEKYFGTKAYVAAAYFYKDLQTYIYTQTDPFYDLSDYTPDIPPNANYPGVGVDPTGSYSRPVNGEGGTLQGLELTASLPFEMFSDALQGFGAVASATFNDSNIQIRDPESASSVGAGDIDLPGLSKRVYNLTVYFEKNGFEARVNQRRRSDFIGEIGNFNGNRTLRYVVGENITDAQVSYSFPEGHALSGLSVLFQASNLTDEAYQTYAGTKDRPLEYVEWGRSYLLGVSYKF; this comes from the coding sequence ATGCAACTCAAGCGCAACCTGCTGAGCGCGGCGTTGGCGTCTGCCATCGCGCTCACCGCGACCGGCGTGAACGCCCAGACGGCCCAGCCCGCCGAACAAACGAACGAACAGGCCGAAGCCACCGAGCTGGACACGGTGGTCGTCACCGGCATCCGCCGCGGCATCGAGAGCGCGATCTCGGTCAAGCGCGATTCCACCTCCATCGTCGAAGCGGTGTCCGCCGAAGACATCGGCAAGCTGCCGGATGTCAGCATCGGTGAATCGATCGGTCGCCTGCCCGGCCTGGCGGCGCAGCGCGTCGCGGGTCGTGCGCAGGTGATCAGCGTCCGCGGCCTGTCGCCCGACTTCTCCACCACGACGCTCAATGGCCGCGAGATGGTCAGCACCGGCGACAACCGCAGCGTCGAGTTCGACCAGTACCCGTCCGAGCTGGTCGCCGGCGTCACGGTGTACAAGACACCGGATGCCGGTCTCATCGGCCAGGGCCTGTCGGGCACGATCGACATGCAGACCGTGCGTCCGCTGAGTTTCGATGCCCCGGTGGGCACGGTAGGCGTGCGCGGCCAGCGCAATTCACTGGGCGCCGCGGCGGATGCGTCCGCCTACGGCGAACGCGTCAACGCCAGCTATATCACCCAGAACGAGGCGCGGACGTTCGGTTTCTCGATCGGTTACTCGCATACCACCACGCCGATCCAGGAAAACCAGGTCGGCCTGTACGAGCCGTGGCAGGCGATCGGCGACAACTGGCGCCCGGGCGTGCCTGCGGGCACGTTCTACTCCGACGGCATCAAGGCCCTGCGCCGTACCGGTGAAACCAAGCGCGACGGCGTGATGGCGACGCTGCAGTTTCGTCCGTCGAATGCCTGGACCAGCACGCTGGACCTGTTCCATTCCGAGGCCGAGCAGGTCGATACCGCCAATCAGCTCGAAGTGCACATCGGCGACTACAACGGCGGTTATGGTCGTCTGCAGGTCACCAATCCGTCCATCAACGGCAGCAACACGTTCACCGGCGGCACGGTCGGCAACGTGTACCCGCTGGTGCGCGGCATGTACAACAATCGCGAAGACGAGATCAACGCATTCGGTTGGAACAACGAGTTCACCGTCGGCCAGGCGCGCATCATCGCCGACATCGGCTGGTCGCGCGCCAAGCGCGACGAGCTCAACCTCGAGAACAACACGCAGATGCTGCCGGCGCCGCAGTTGGACACGCTGCAGTTGCAGATCCGCAACAACGGCTTCTCCCAGATCAATCCCGGTCGCGACTACTCGGATCCGAGTTCGTTGTATCTCACCGGCACGATCTACGGGTCGGGCTACGGCAAAGTGCCGAACGTCGTCGACGAGCTGCGCACGGGCAAGCTGGCAGCCTCGTTCCCGGCGCCAGGCTTTCTGTCCTGGATGTCGGATATCGATGTCGGTCTGAACTACGCCGATCGTGAAAAGAACAAGCGCCAACCCGAGGGCAACATCAACCTCGGCGCGCAGGGCATCACCACGATCGCGTCGGACCTGCAGTACCGGCCGGTGGACCTGAGCTTCGCGGGCGTCGGCTTCATCCCGTCCTGGAACGTGCCGGGTGCGGTGGCGCGCTACATGACGTTCGAACCGAGCGACAGCGCGTTCCCGTACCTCGTCGCCAAGGCGTGGGACGTGCGCGAGAAGACCACCACCGCCTATGTCCGCGGCAACGTCGACACCGAGTGGGGTAATGTCAGCGTGCGCGGTAACGCCGGTGTGCAGGTGCAGCGCGTCGATCAATCCTCCGATGCGATCCGGCTCAGCGGCGGCGCCGATCCGCAGCCCATCCACATGGGCAAGACCTTCACCGATGTGCTGCCGAGCATGAACCTGGCGTTCGGCTTCGAGAACGACCAGACCCTGCGCGTTGCGCTGGCCAAACAGGTGGCGCGTCCGCGCGTCGACCAGCTGCGTGCCTCGCTGGAAGTGACGGCGTCCGACGGTCCCGACCAGGACAACGGTCTGCGCAACAGTTTCGCCAGCGGTGGCAATCCGCTGCTGGACCCGTGGCGTGCCTACGCGTTCGACATCTCCTACGAGAAGTACTTCGGCACCAAGGCCTATGTGGCGGCGGCGTACTTCTACAAGGATCTGCAGACCTACATCTACACCCAGACCGATCCGTTCTACGACCTGTCCGACTACACGCCTGACATCCCGCCGAACGCTAACTATCCGGGCGTGGGCGTCGATCCGACCGGCAGCTATTCGCGTCCGGTGAACGGCGAGGGCGGTACGTTGCAGGGTCTGGAACTGACAGCGTCGCTGCCGTTCGAGATGTTCAGCGATGCGCTGCAGGGTTTCGGTGCGGTGGCCAGTGCCACCTTCAACGACAGCAACATCCAGATCCGCGATCCGGAAAGCGCATCCAGCGTCGGCGCCGGCGACATCGACCTGCCGGGCCTGTCCAAGCGGGTCTACAACCTGACGGTGTATTTCGAGAAGAACGGTTTCGAGGCGCGCGTCAACCAGCGTCGTCGTTCGGACTTCATCGGCGAGATCGGCAACTTCAACGGCAACCGCACGCTGCGCTACGTGGTCGGCGAGAACATCACCGACGCGCAGGTCAGCTATTCGTTCCCGGAAGGACATGCCCTCAGTGGCCTGAGCGTGCTGTTCCAGGCCAGCAACCTGACCGACGAGGCCTACCAGACCTACGCCGGCACCAAGGACCGTCCGCTGGAATACGTCGAATGGGGCCGCAGCTACCTGCTGGGCGTCAGCTACAAGTTCTGA
- the rnd gene encoding ribonuclease D, whose translation MPHWIDTPAALDAHLQRRPTRIGLDTEFVRERTFWPQLALVQIALDEDVLLVDPLAPGMTDALRPWLSDPSITKVMHSASEDLVAFKVSCGVLPTPLFDTQIAAALAGVAAGIGYQKLVERVTGVVLPKGETRSDWLRRPLSESQLHYAADDVRYLFAVHDALRTELVSADRLGWLEEDCARFVENAAQDEGERWPHLSMRSAQFLDIDAQHRLVRLLRWREVQARASDKPRSWILDNELAVALARTPPIDKAALLRFFDTQPKAPRKLADAIWQALDTPLNDEADMPVARNATDGDKARLKRLQDAVAQRSSELGLPDGVLASRRYLEGLLDAGQWPAALGGWRRRELEPVLTPVLDGAGLAQPAPAG comes from the coding sequence TTGCCCCACTGGATTGACACCCCCGCCGCGCTGGACGCGCACCTGCAGCGCCGCCCGACGCGGATCGGCCTGGATACCGAGTTCGTCCGCGAACGCACGTTCTGGCCCCAGCTCGCGCTGGTGCAGATCGCCCTCGACGAGGACGTCCTGCTCGTCGACCCGCTGGCACCGGGCATGACCGATGCCCTGCGTCCCTGGCTGTCCGATCCGTCGATCACCAAGGTGATGCACAGCGCCAGCGAGGACCTGGTGGCGTTCAAGGTGTCCTGTGGCGTGCTGCCGACGCCGCTGTTCGACACCCAGATCGCGGCCGCGCTGGCCGGCGTGGCGGCCGGTATCGGTTACCAGAAGCTGGTCGAACGCGTCACCGGCGTGGTGCTGCCGAAGGGCGAGACGCGTTCGGACTGGCTGCGCCGTCCGCTAAGCGAGTCGCAGCTGCACTACGCCGCCGACGATGTGCGCTACCTGTTCGCCGTGCACGACGCGCTGAGGACCGAACTGGTCTCCGCCGACCGTCTGGGCTGGCTGGAGGAAGACTGCGCGCGCTTCGTCGAGAATGCCGCGCAGGACGAAGGCGAGCGCTGGCCGCACCTGTCGATGCGCAGCGCGCAGTTCCTCGACATCGACGCGCAGCATCGGCTCGTGCGCCTGCTGCGCTGGCGGGAGGTGCAGGCGCGCGCCAGCGACAAACCGCGTAGCTGGATCCTCGACAACGAGCTGGCGGTGGCGCTGGCGCGTACCCCGCCCATCGACAAGGCCGCGCTGTTGCGCTTCTTCGACACCCAGCCCAAGGCCCCGCGCAAGCTGGCGGACGCGATCTGGCAGGCGCTGGACACCCCGCTGAACGACGAGGCCGACATGCCGGTGGCGCGCAACGCGACCGACGGCGACAAGGCGCGCCTCAAACGCCTGCAGGATGCCGTCGCCCAGCGCAGCAGCGAACTCGGCCTGCCCGACGGCGTGCTCGCCTCGCGCCGTTACCTGGAAGGACTGCTGGACGCCGGGCAGTGGCCCGCCGCCCTCGGCGGCTGGCGACGGCGCGAACTGGAGCCCGTCCTGACCCCCGTGCTGGACGGCGCAGGCTTGGCACAGCCAGCCCCTGCGGGCTAG
- a CDS encoding alpha/beta hydrolase-fold protein, translating into MGIRMGTFCVALLMLAAASAQAQSKPASAHVAQAVTGDGVTGTLLRHAQFPSRHVAARNVDVWLPPGYAEAAGTRYPVLYMHDGQNVFDPSTSYTKVDWGVDEAMTRLIANGHARAAIVVAVWNTPKRLQEYMPRKAITGETFIPTPGDPPFPTGEIVADDYLAFLVTELKPFIDAHYRTLTGPEDTFVMGSSMGGLISAYAVLEYPQVFGGAGCVSTHWPIAGGIVEGYLAEHLPAPGINRFYFDYGTEAIDAMYEPYQQRIDALMRTRGYRPGADLLSHRYLGATHNEAAWRDRIEVPLMFLLRP; encoded by the coding sequence ATGGGCATCCGCATGGGCACCTTCTGCGTCGCGCTGCTGATGCTCGCCGCGGCATCCGCGCAAGCGCAGTCGAAGCCAGCGTCCGCGCACGTCGCCCAGGCAGTGACCGGCGACGGTGTGACCGGCACACTGCTGCGTCATGCGCAGTTCCCCTCGCGTCACGTGGCCGCGCGGAACGTGGACGTCTGGTTGCCGCCCGGCTACGCGGAGGCGGCGGGCACGCGTTACCCGGTGCTTTACATGCACGACGGACAGAACGTGTTCGATCCGTCGACGTCGTACACGAAGGTGGACTGGGGCGTGGACGAGGCGATGACCCGGCTGATCGCCAACGGGCACGCGCGCGCAGCCATCGTCGTTGCGGTGTGGAACACGCCCAAGCGCTTGCAGGAGTACATGCCGCGCAAGGCGATCACGGGCGAAACGTTCATCCCGACGCCGGGTGATCCGCCCTTCCCGACGGGCGAGATCGTCGCCGACGACTATCTCGCTTTCCTTGTTACCGAGCTGAAGCCGTTCATCGATGCGCACTACCGCACGTTGACCGGCCCGGAAGATACGTTCGTGATGGGCTCCAGCATGGGCGGACTGATCTCCGCCTACGCGGTGCTGGAGTACCCGCAGGTCTTCGGCGGGGCAGGGTGCGTGTCCACGCACTGGCCGATCGCCGGCGGCATCGTCGAGGGCTACCTCGCGGAGCATCTGCCCGCGCCCGGCATCAACCGCTTCTACTTCGACTACGGCACCGAAGCCATCGATGCCATGTACGAGCCCTATCAGCAGCGCATTGATGCGCTGATGCGCACGCGCGGTTATCGGCCGGGCGCCGATCTGTTGAGCCATCGCTACCTGGGCGCCACCCACAACGAGGCCGCGTGGCGCGACAGGATCGAAGTGCCCCTGATGTTCCTGCTGCGACCCTAG
- a CDS encoding alpha-glucosidase family protein translates to MKKNNWWRGAVIYQIYPRSFLDTNGDGVGDLPGIVEKLDYIAGLGVDAIWISPFFKSPMADFGYDIADYRDVDPLFGTLSDFDRLLAKAHALGIKVMIDQVLSHCSVEHAWFKESRESRDNPKADWYVWADPKEDGTPPNNWMSLFGGVAWRWEPRREQYYLHNFLASQPDLNFHNPAVQDATLDNVKFWLDKGVDGLRLDAINFCFHDAQLRDNPPKPKEKRVGRGFSPDNPYAYQYHYHNNTQPENIGFLERLRGLLDQYPDAGALGEISSEDSLATTAEYVTDERLHMGYSFELLTDDGTAAYIRDTVERLEAAMVEGWPCWAISNHDVQRAVTRWGRGDHSPALAAQLVALVCSLRGSVCLYQGEELGLPEADVPYEALQDPYGKTFWPNFKGRDGCRTPMPWQDGEQAGFSNGVPWLPIPAEHRAINVAVQDAAADSILNQVRRFLAWRRTQPALRVGSIRFLDAPEPVLAFVREVEGVSLLVVFNLSPQDARWTLPAGMSPRPLDGPGLPSGTVQEGTLVLPARGVYYALID, encoded by the coding sequence ATGAAGAAGAACAATTGGTGGCGCGGCGCGGTGATCTACCAGATCTACCCCCGCAGCTTCCTGGATACCAACGGGGACGGCGTCGGCGACCTGCCGGGCATCGTCGAGAAGCTCGATTACATCGCGGGCCTGGGCGTGGACGCGATCTGGATATCGCCGTTCTTCAAGTCGCCGATGGCCGATTTCGGCTACGACATCGCCGACTACCGCGACGTGGATCCGCTGTTCGGCACGCTGTCCGACTTCGACCGCCTGCTGGCGAAGGCGCATGCGCTGGGCATCAAGGTCATGATCGACCAGGTGCTGAGCCATTGTTCGGTGGAGCACGCCTGGTTCAAGGAGAGCCGCGAGAGCCGCGACAACCCGAAGGCCGACTGGTACGTGTGGGCGGACCCGAAGGAGGACGGCACCCCGCCGAACAACTGGATGTCGCTGTTCGGTGGCGTGGCCTGGCGCTGGGAGCCGCGCCGCGAGCAGTACTACCTGCACAACTTCCTGGCCAGCCAGCCCGACCTGAACTTCCACAACCCTGCCGTGCAGGACGCGACGCTGGACAACGTGAAATTCTGGCTCGACAAGGGCGTCGACGGCCTGCGCCTGGATGCGATCAACTTCTGCTTCCACGATGCGCAATTGCGCGACAACCCGCCCAAGCCGAAGGAAAAGCGGGTGGGGCGCGGCTTCAGTCCGGACAACCCGTACGCGTACCAGTACCACTACCACAACAATACGCAGCCGGAGAACATCGGCTTCCTCGAGCGCCTGCGTGGCCTGCTGGACCAGTATCCCGACGCGGGGGCGCTGGGCGAGATCTCGTCGGAGGATTCGCTGGCGACCACCGCCGAGTACGTCACCGACGAGCGCCTGCACATGGGCTACAGCTTCGAGCTGTTGACCGATGACGGCACCGCCGCCTACATCCGCGACACCGTCGAACGCCTCGAGGCCGCCATGGTCGAAGGCTGGCCCTGCTGGGCGATCTCCAATCACGACGTGCAGCGTGCCGTGACACGCTGGGGGCGTGGCGATCATTCGCCGGCGCTGGCCGCCCAACTGGTCGCGCTGGTCTGCTCGCTGCGCGGCTCGGTCTGCCTGTACCAGGGCGAAGAGCTGGGGCTGCCCGAGGCCGACGTGCCTTACGAAGCCCTGCAGGATCCCTACGGCAAGACGTTCTGGCCCAACTTCAAGGGCCGCGACGGCTGCCGCACGCCGATGCCGTGGCAGGACGGCGAACAGGCGGGTTTCAGCAACGGCGTTCCATGGCTGCCGATCCCGGCCGAACACCGTGCGATCAACGTCGCTGTGCAGGACGCCGCCGCCGACTCGATCCTCAACCAGGTGCGGCGGTTCCTGGCGTGGCGGCGTACCCAGCCGGCCTTGCGGGTAGGCAGCATCCGCTTCCTCGACGCGCCCGAGCCGGTGCTCGCCTTCGTACGCGAGGTCGAAGGGGTCTCCTTGCTCGTCGTGTTCAACCTGTCGCCGCAGGACGCCCGCTGGACGCTGCCGGCCGGTATGTCGCCGCGTCCGTTGGACGGCCCCGGCCTGCCATCGGGCACGGTGCAGGAAGGCACGCTCGTGTTGCCGGCCCGTGGCGTGTACTACGCCCTCATCGACTGA